The following are encoded together in the Chlorocebus sabaeus isolate Y175 chromosome 20, mChlSab1.0.hap1, whole genome shotgun sequence genome:
- the LOC103225882 gene encoding uncharacterized protein, protein MGLVWGQRKVPMTQRASPVFTGFCHFSPSPLTKSRDGASLRHLSLAPAEGRQANGKRAEVHTPPPNPSAWLPGGGSIAQGNRRPRAGCLLPHGTGPTPNPSGAPAPTHPGAGVGGCRVGSRSNRRGSSAPRTSWLQKARSRPSYLPRSQPGPRARRPARARKLQPGAGGRGGAERPAARGSAQQPPLARLLLASEVSLAASLARSVRASVRPWGPPSPAATAAATAAAAAAAASAAPAPARQRVPSPPRRSARGLAGSLARSLPPPLPAPRRAEPGRPRAASLEVPFPRGEVVGARRRRGGEERRVRGRRQGCALGSLPIPAGPAAPGRAGERRAGESRAARQRRKRGGGPGVSPREGAQGEGVRGGVTPRARVCKSVSACVCVCVCGEGRARERGVGKRGRAWCVFPGEWRNPRVCLEVAECTDAGVSACASEGGHGGSSTCLRPSPATWQGGAPYRASFAAGPRLSAPSAEAEEVPRGHTTSNPTYEPLSSRRTKTPSEGRDSPSCSATSTHYPDRESGLESVNSHPSRSPSNGSPPSSSVPP, encoded by the exons ATGGGGCTGGTCTGGGGGCAGCGGAAGGTGCCCATGACCCAGAGGGCTTCTCCTGTGTTCACAGGATTTTG ccatttctctccttctcccctcaCCAAGAGCAGGGACGGAGCAAGCCTTCGCCACCTGTCTCTGGCACCCGCCGAGGGAAGACAGGCCAATGGAAAGAGGGCAGAGGTTCACACCCCACCCCCGAACCCCAGCGCCTGGCTGCCCGGAGGTGGCTCCATAGCCCAAGGGAACCGACGCCCCCGGGCCGGCTGCCTGCTCCCCCACGGCACGGGCCCCACCCCCAATCCTTCCGGCGCCCCAGCGCCCACCCACCCGGGCGCGGGAGTGGGAGGGTGCCGCGTGGGCAGCCGGAGCAACAGGCGTGGGAGCAGCGCTCCTCGCACTTCCTGGCTCCAGAAGGCTCGGTCGCGTCCCTCTTACCTTCCGCGAAGCCAGCCCGGGCCCCGCGCCCGGCGCCCCGCGCGCGCGAGGAAGCTGCAGCCGGGAGCCGGGGGCCGCGGAGGCGCCGAGCGCCCAGCAGCGCGGGGAAGCGCCCAGCAGCCGCCGCTCGCGCGGCTCCTCCTCGCCAGCGAAGTCTCGCTCGCTGCCTCCCTCGCTCGGTCGGTTCGTGCGTCCGTCCGTCCGTGGGgccctccctcccccgccgccACTGCCGCCGccactgccgccgccgccgctgccgcagCCTCCGCCGCTCCAGCCCCGGCTCGGCAGCGCGTCCCCTCCCCGCCTCGCCGCTCCGCTCGCGGGCTCGCGGGCTCCCTCGCTCGCTCCCTGCCCCCGCCGCTGCCGGCGCCGCGCCGAGCGGAGCCCGGCCGGCCACGGGCTGCCTCTCTGGAGGTCCCCTTCCCGAggggggaggtggtgggggcGCGGCGCAGGCGGggcggggaggagaggagagtccGGGGGAGGCGGCAAGGCTGCGCCCTCGGCTCTCTTCCGATCCCCGCGGGCCCAGCGGCCCCAGGCCGGGCCGGAGAGCGCCGGGCCGGAGAGAGCCGAGCCGCCAGGCAgcggaggaagagaggaggaggaccCGGAGTCTCGCCGCGGGAGGGTGCCCAGGGCGAGGGCGTGCGAGGGGGAGTGACTCCGCGCGCGAGGGTGTGTAAgagtgtgagtgcgtgtgtgtgtgtctgtgtgtgtggagagGGGCGCGCGCGTGAGCGGGGGGTGGGGAAACGAGGCAGAGCCTGGTGCGTCTTCCCGGGCGAGTGGAGGAATCCTAGGGTGTGCCTGGAGGTGGCGGAGTGTACCGACGCGGGTGTGAGCGCGTGTGCCAGCGAGGGTGGGCACGGG GGCAGCAGCACCTGCTTGAGACCAAGCCCGGCCACCTGGCAAGGTGGGGCCCCCTACCGCGCAAGCTTCGCGGCTGGCCCCCGGCTCTCAGCTCCGAGTGCAGAAGCTGAAGAGGTACCCAGGGGACACACTACCTCTAACCCCACGTATGAGCCGCTCTCCTCTCGGAGGACGAAGACACCATCGGAAGGTCGAGATTCGCCCTCCTGTTCCGCCACGTCTACCCACTACCCAGACCGAGAGTCTGGACTTGAGAGCGTGAACTCTCACCCGAGCCGGTCCCCTTCCAACGGGAGCCCGCCCAGCTCCTCAGTCCCTCCCTGA